The following coding sequences lie in one Sorghum bicolor cultivar BTx623 chromosome 6, Sorghum_bicolor_NCBIv3, whole genome shotgun sequence genomic window:
- the LOC110436480 gene encoding uncharacterized protein LOC110436480 encodes MVPEPNLLTELHHVILLLRQNSYLAALGFMPVGEKLTRSNFPLWRAQVMSSIRGAEVYDFICPGAQPPPKFLPKKEGEDDKVPPIPNKEHAAWVAKDQQLLSYLLVSLSKEVLQQVSSTKTAVEAWTGIETFFASHSRAKLISARMALATASKGTSTVAEYYSKMKTLADEMASAGRRLDDDEIVMYMLTGLDDDFDAVVTAVAARVEPITPGELYTQLISHEQRIEMRSGGSQLSENLAARGGRGGNNHKGSNTGSGSGGSGFGGGGKNQKGWYNNNNSNNRAPFQAGLICQVCGKEGHPAYRCFKRFNRSVTGPPQKFASAATSSYGVDTNWYMDSGATDHITSELDKLSVRDRYHGGDHVHAANGSRMKISHVGHSIVQSPSHSIHLKNILHVPDKSLVSVNRLTRDNNVYVEFHSDKFFVKEADTGVDSTENSSKNAAKPAPVHRHFMCRGVGSSSRSQADSPGPGGESVAPSSSGSAPASDGGRAPGSSTPRAHQVADPEPVHVATPDPAHGGTPEPEVDTSGIGSPAAAGSGDLDGAAAARPTTCLQHGIVKPKQYTDGTVRWCMLASSEAEEPVTVSDALRDTRWIAAMDNEYVALQKNKTWRLVPPPKRKNIIDCKWVYKVKRKTDGSVDRYKARLVAKGFKQRYGIDYEDTFSPVVKAATIRLILSVVVTKGWSLRQLDVQNAFLHGVLDEEVYMRQPPGYEDKRHPQFVCKLDKALYGLKQAPRAWYARLYSKLPSLGFRASKSDTSLFFYNKRNQSIFVLVYVDDIIVASSSLEGTKTLLADLEKDFALKDLGDLHYFLGIEVKKLSAGLLLSQQWYATDILTRTGMNKCKAVDTPLMSTEKLSAYEGDPLGPEDCTKFRSVVGALQYLTLTRPDLSFAVNKIVVRQFRGHLLVS; translated from the exons ATGGTACCAGAGCCTAATCTCCTCACGGAATTGCATCATgtcatcctcctcctccgccaaaACTCCTACCTCGCCGCCCTAGGGTTTATGCCAGTCGGCGAAAAGCTGACCCGCTCCAATTTTCCACTATGGCGTGCCCAGGTCATGTCCTCCATCAGAGGTGCCGAGGTTTATGACTTCATCTGCCCTGGAGCACAGCCGCCACCCAAGTTTTTACCCAAGAAAGAAGGAGAGGATGACAAGGTGCCGCCGATCCCCAACAAAGAACATGCTGCGTGGGTAGCCAAGGATCAACAACTCCTGAGTTACCTCCTCGTCTCCCTGTCCAAGGAAGTTCTGCAGCAGGTTTCTTCCACCAAAACTgctgtggaggcttggaccggCATCGAGACGTTCTTCGCCTCCCACTCGCGGGCGAAGCTGATCAGCGCGAGGATGGCCTTGGCAACTGCGTCCAAAGGCACATCCACGGTAGCTGAGTACTACTCCAAGATGAAAACCCTAGCTGACGAGATGGCATCAGCGGGGCGTCGCCTTGATGACGACGAGATCGTGATGTACATGCTGACCGGCCTCGACGACGACTTTGACGCCGTGGTGACGGCAGTGGCTGCAAGAGTCGAACCAATTACGCCCGGTGAGCTTTACACACAGCTTATTAGTCACGAACAAAGAATTGAGATGCGCAGCGGTGGCTCCCAATTGTCTGAAAACCTCGCCGCGCGTGGTGGTCGTGGCGGCAACAACCACAAGGGCAGCAACACTGGATCTGGATCTGGCGGATCCGGGTTTGGTGGTGGCGGCAAGAACCAGAAAGGGTggtacaacaacaacaactccaACAACCGTGCACCTTTCCAGGCCGGCCTCATTTGCCAAGTCTGCGGGAAGGAAGGACACCCTGCGTACCGCTGCTTCAAGAGGTTCAACCGCTCCGTCACCGGACCACCCCAGAAATTTGCTTCAGCTGCTACATCTTCCTATGGAGTAGATACCAATTGGTATATGGACTCCGGAGCTACAGACCACATTACCTCCGAGCTGGACAAACTGTCTGTGCGGGATAGGTATCACGGTGGTGATCATGTGCACGCCGCAAATGGATCACGTATGAAGATTTCACATGTTGGTCATAGTATAGTGCAGTCCCCATCACATTCaattcatttgaaaaatatacTTCATGTTCCTGATAAAAGCTTAGTGTCAGTTAATCGTCTCACCAGAGACAATAATGTATATGTTGAATTTCATTCTGACAAGTTCTTTGTAAAGGAGGCG GATACAGGTGTTGATTCCACTGAAAACAGCAGTAAAAATGCTGCAAAACCTGCACCGGTGCATCGGCATTTCATGTGCCGCGGTGTGGGGAGCAGCTCGCGATCCCAGGCTGATTCTCCTGGTCCTGGCGGTGAATCTGTCGCGCCATCATCTTCGGGATCTGCTCCTGCGTCAGACGGCGGCAGGGCTCCAGGATCCTCTACGCCTAGGGCTCATCAGGTTGCTGATCCAGAGCCAGTCCATGTTGCTACACCGGATCCGGCCCATGGTGGCACACCTGAGCCTGAGGTGGATACGTCTGGGATCGGATCTCCTGCGGCTGCTGGATCCGGTGACCTAGATGGTGCAGCTGCTGCACGTCCTacaacttgtctacaacatGGCATCGTGAAGCCCAAGCAGTACACCGATGGCACTGTTCGATGGTGTATGCTAGCCAGTTCTGAGGCTGAGGAGCCAGTTACTGTTTCTGATGCTCTTCGTGACACCCGTTGGATTGCAGCTATGGATAATGAATATGTTGCCTTACAAAAGAACAAAACATGGCGTCTCGTGCCACCTCCCAAAAGAAAGAACATTATTGATTGCAAATGGGTCTACAAGGTGAAAAGAAAAACAGATGGGTCTGTTGATCGCTACAAAGCACGCCTTGTTGCCAAAGGGttcaagcagcgatatggtatTGATTATGAAGACACTTTCAGTCCAGTGGTCAAAGCAGCTACGATTCGTTTGATTCTCTCCGTTGTTGTGACCAAGGGGTGGTCTCTACGCCAGCTTGATGTACAAAATGCCTTCCTTCATGGCGTTCTAGATGAAGAGGTGTACATGAGGCAACCACCAGGGTATGAAGACAAGCGTCATCCACAGTTTGTGTGCAAACTGGACAAGGCGTTATATGGGTTGAAACAGGCGCCACGTGCTTGGTACGCTCGCCTCTACTCCAAACTCCCTTCTCTTGGATTTCGTGCTTCAAAATCAGACACCTCATTGTTCTTCTATAATAAAAGAAATCAAAGTATTTTTGTTCTTGTTTATGTCGATGACATCATTGTAGCAAGTTCTTCTTTGGAAGGCACAAAAACTTTACTTGCAGATTTAGAAAAAGATTTTGCGTTGAAGGATCTTGGTGATCTTCATTACTTCTTAGGGATAGAAGTAAAGAAACTCTCAGCTGGGTTGCTTCTCTCCCAACAGTGGTATGCTACAGATATTCTGACAAGAACTGGAATGAATAAGTGTAAGGCTGTTGACACACCGTTGATGAGTACAGAGAAGTTGAGTGCCTATGAAGGAGATCCTCTAGGACCCGAAGACTGTACAAAGTTCAGAAGTGTGGTAGGTGCTTTGCAATACTTGACACTCACAAGACCTGATCTAAGCTTTGCGGTGAATAAG ATTGTGGTGCGACAATTTAGGGGCCACCTACTTGTCAGCTAA